The following coding sequences are from one Dreissena polymorpha isolate Duluth1 chromosome 8, UMN_Dpol_1.0, whole genome shotgun sequence window:
- the LOC127842367 gene encoding uncharacterized protein LOC127842367 yields MSPTTVADSTKDVDARKLAQRKTNKPLIEKRRRARINDCLTQLKTIVLGSSEQQAGRTSKLEKADILEMTVEFVKSRLNKTTGSMVPNSLQSSDTSIKCDATYVAGYSECLSEISRFLEQTLSNNTTLKEKLERHICDKLNSNSVTNLSDAHSKSNNEVCHTSQEHSVSSDCDEVNDFRTNGSHVSNEKNTEELIGSNGLPTHTKTTDQQVTATGQDWQYGQPLGWLYGNQVVLIPLPSPFFEHIKQHQTFRQILPLSNNACFPGNSQRMSTFPTQSTLSPTIVCSERANEVLAFSTPNAQHQDMNNLDLTQCVAVCSTPNGPSDRTSTPPLAQGFVCSTIAPVCLTLQPHTAHTICADTIPYWRPW; encoded by the exons ATGTCTCCAACCACAGTTGCAGATTCAACAAAGGACGTGGACGCACGAAAGTTAGCTCAGAGAAAG ACTAACAAGCCGCTGATCGAAAAGCGTCGCCGGGCTCGGATCAACGACTGCTTGACTCAGCTGAAGACCATAGTGCTTGGCTCCAGCGAACAAcaa GCCGGTCGCACATCCAAGTTGGAGAAGGCGGACATTCTGGAAATGACAGTGGAGTTCGTGAAATCACGATTGAACAAAACTACGG GCTCCATGGTACCTAACTCTCTTCAATCAAGTGACACGTCAATCAAGTGTGATGCCACGTATGTTGCCGGCTACTCGGAATGCCTCTCCGAGATCTCCCGGTTTCTAGAACAAACTCTTTCAAATAATACCACCTTAAAAGAAAAACTAGAACGTCATATTTGTGATAAATTAAATTCGAATAGTGTTACCAATCTTTCTGATGCGCACTCTAAGAGCAATAACGAAGTCTGTCACACATCACAAGAACATTCCGTGTCATCTGACTGCGATGAAGTGAATGATTTTAGGACAAATGGATCACATGTATCAAATGAGAAAAACACAGAGGAGCTGATAGGTTCAAACGGCTTGCCGACTCACACTAAAACCACCGATCAACAGGTAACTGCAACAGGACAAGATTGGCAGTATGGGCAGCCTTTGGGATGGCTGTATGGGAATCAGGTGGTGTTGATACCACTTCCGTCTCCATTTTTCGAGCATATCAAACAACATCAAACCTTCAGACAAATCCTACCCCTATCTAACAACGCATGTTTTCCAGGAAATTCTCAAAGAATGTCAACGTTTCCAACACAAAGTACCCTATCTCCGACAATCGTGTGCTCAGAACGCGCCAATGAGGTTTTGGCGTTTTCAACACCAAATGCTCAACATCAAGATATGAATAACTTGGACTTGACCCAATGTGTCGCAGTGTGTTCAACCCCAAACGGACCATCTGACAGAACCAGTACCCCACCACTTGCACAAGGATTTGTTTGTTCTACAATTGCTCCAGTTTGTTTGACCTTGCAACCTCACACTGCGCATACGATTTGCGCGGATACGATACCTTACTGGCGACCATGGTGA